Proteins encoded together in one Alteribacter keqinensis window:
- a CDS encoding TrkH family potassium uptake protein, translating into MKLGLSKLLTPFRIILTSYVVAMFVFSILLFLPISSQQGVSVSYSEALFTSVSAVSVTGLTVVNVSETYSGWGILFLALAIQLGGIGVMTIGTFVWMIFGRKIQLSQRMLIMVDHNQIAFSGLVKLMRGILGVAIAIEIIGTLILGTYYLNYFDTALEAYYQGAFGALSAFTNAGFDVTGQSLIPFVDDYFVQLVNILLIILGAIGFPVLMEMKEYLTSKDNNFRFSLFTKISVSTYFIVLVIGFLGLWILERNEFYDGLAWHQQFFFSLFNSTTARSGGLATMDISELGLASLLLLSGLMIIGASPSSVGGGIRTTTLAVMFLTIRSFAMGRRDVKAFGREIHPEDRQKAFIVLSVFVVGLFSSIVLLAHFEDMQEVQLMAIIFEVSSAFGTCGLSMGITSELSQASQNTLMILMFIGRVGLVAFLFSIRRQEQKTHFKYPTERIIIG; encoded by the coding sequence ATGAAGCTCGGTTTATCAAAATTATTAACACCTTTTAGAATTATATTAACCTCATACGTTGTAGCGATGTTTGTGTTCAGCATCCTGTTGTTTTTACCCATCTCATCACAGCAGGGTGTTTCAGTCAGCTATTCTGAAGCACTTTTCACATCCGTAAGTGCTGTCAGTGTAACAGGGCTGACAGTTGTGAATGTTTCCGAAACCTACAGTGGGTGGGGCATACTGTTCCTCGCACTTGCGATACAACTTGGCGGGATCGGTGTCATGACAATTGGAACATTCGTATGGATGATCTTCGGACGAAAAATTCAGTTATCCCAGCGCATGCTTATCATGGTGGACCACAATCAAATTGCCTTCAGCGGACTCGTTAAATTGATGAGAGGGATTCTGGGTGTAGCCATTGCTATTGAAATTATTGGCACACTGATTTTAGGTACATATTATTTGAATTATTTCGACACAGCCCTTGAAGCTTATTACCAGGGTGCTTTTGGAGCACTTTCGGCATTTACAAACGCAGGCTTTGATGTAACTGGTCAGTCTCTTATCCCGTTTGTGGATGACTATTTTGTCCAGCTTGTTAATATACTCCTGATCATTCTCGGTGCGATCGGTTTCCCTGTACTCATGGAAATGAAGGAATACTTGACGAGTAAAGACAATAACTTTCGGTTCAGTCTCTTTACGAAGATTTCTGTGTCTACGTACTTCATTGTACTGGTGATCGGATTTCTCGGGCTTTGGATTCTGGAGAGAAATGAGTTTTATGATGGCCTTGCCTGGCATCAGCAGTTCTTTTTCTCCCTGTTTAATTCAACAACGGCAAGAAGCGGGGGGCTGGCAACGATGGATATATCCGAGTTGGGGTTAGCCAGCCTTCTTCTCCTGTCCGGTCTGATGATCATCGGCGCCAGTCCGTCCAGTGTGGGCGGGGGAATCAGGACGACAACACTTGCGGTTATGTTTTTGACGATCCGCAGTTTTGCCATGGGGCGCAGGGATGTTAAGGCATTCGGCCGTGAAATCCACCCCGAAGACCGGCAGAAAGCATTCATCGTCCTTTCTGTTTTTGTTGTCGGACTGTTTTCGTCCATTGTTCTTCTCGCCCATTTTGAAGACATGCAGGAAGTGCAGCTCATGGCGATTATCTTTGAGGTGAGTTCAGCCTTCGGAACGTGCGGCTTGTCCATGGGAATCACATCGGAATTATCCCAGGCAAGCCAGAATACGCTTATGATTCTCATGTTTATCGGACGTGTCGGATTAGTTGCCTTCCTGTTCTCCATCCGTCGACAGGAACAAAAGACACATTTCAAGTATCCGACAGAGCGAATCATTATCGGATAA
- a CDS encoding electron transfer flavoprotein subunit alpha/FixB family protein, which translates to MTKKVLAVGEIRDGEFRNVSFEAVAAAKEISAGGEVVGVLLGENVSSLGNELIAYGADRVVVVDSDKLAGYTPDGYSQALQAVIDQESPEGIVLGHTAIGRDLAPKLAARLNSGLVSDATGVETAGEEFIFTRPIYSGKAFEKKVVAEGIVFATVRPNNIPALEKDESRSGDVASLDVDIKDLRTIIKDVVKNTASGVDLSEASVIVAGGRGMKGSENFTLLDELANVLGAAVGASRGACDAEYCDYALQIGQTGKVVTPDLYIAVGISGAIQHVAGMSNSKVIVAINKDPEAEIFNIADYGIVGDLFDVVPKLTEEFKNVLVKS; encoded by the coding sequence ATGACGAAAAAAGTATTGGCAGTAGGAGAAATCCGCGACGGAGAATTTCGTAACGTATCGTTTGAAGCAGTTGCCGCTGCAAAGGAAATTTCAGCAGGCGGTGAAGTAGTAGGTGTTCTTTTAGGCGAGAATGTAAGCAGTTTAGGCAATGAACTGATCGCATACGGTGCTGACCGTGTTGTTGTCGTTGATAGCGACAAATTGGCCGGATACACGCCGGACGGATACAGTCAGGCACTTCAGGCAGTTATTGATCAGGAAAGTCCTGAAGGGATTGTGCTGGGACATACAGCAATCGGCCGGGACCTTGCACCGAAACTTGCAGCACGCCTGAACTCAGGTCTGGTATCTGATGCAACAGGTGTAGAAACAGCTGGTGAAGAATTCATCTTCACACGCCCGATCTATTCAGGTAAAGCTTTTGAGAAGAAAGTAGTGGCTGAAGGGATTGTGTTTGCAACGGTACGTCCGAACAACATCCCGGCGCTTGAAAAAGACGAGTCCCGTTCTGGTGATGTTGCATCCCTTGACGTAGATATTAAAGACTTGCGTACGATCATTAAAGATGTGGTTAAAAATACAGCTTCCGGTGTGGATCTCTCTGAAGCAAGTGTGATCGTAGCCGGCGGACGCGGTATGAAAGGTTCTGAAAACTTTACGCTCCTTGATGAACTGGCAAATGTACTCGGTGCAGCAGTCGGTGCTTCCCGTGGTGCATGTGACGCTGAATACTGTGATTATGCCCTTCAAATCGGCCAGACTGGTAAGGTCGTAACACCGGATCTTTACATTGCAGTGGGTATTTCCGGTGCGATCCAGCACGTAGCGGGTATGTCCAACTCTAAAGTCATCGTTGCAATCAACAAAGATCCCGAAGCAGAGATCTTCAACATTGCCGATTATGGAATTGTCGGAGACCTGTTTGACGTCGTTCCAAAGCTGACGGAAGAGTTTAAGAACGTTTTGGTTAAATCGTAA
- a CDS encoding TetR/AcrR family transcriptional regulator, with the protein MAKKKGQKFEQIIDAAVKVIAENGYHHSQVSKIAREAGVADGTIYLYFKNKEDILISLFEEKMGSFVIRSKERLASETSVEQKLKLLIEMHLKQLEADYDLAIVTQLELRQSNLALRSRINEVLKGYLGLIDSILAEGMEKGFFSPDLDRRMARQVIFGAIDEVVTNWVMKDHKYELVPLADSLNQMLLTGLRKA; encoded by the coding sequence ATGGCGAAGAAAAAAGGACAGAAGTTTGAACAGATTATTGACGCTGCAGTAAAGGTCATTGCAGAAAACGGTTATCACCATTCACAAGTGTCAAAAATCGCCCGTGAAGCAGGGGTCGCCGATGGAACGATTTATCTTTATTTTAAAAACAAAGAAGATATCCTGATTTCTCTTTTTGAAGAGAAGATGGGAAGCTTTGTCATAAGGAGTAAGGAGCGTCTTGCCAGTGAAACATCTGTTGAACAGAAGCTGAAGCTTCTCATTGAGATGCACCTGAAACAACTGGAGGCCGATTACGACCTGGCCATTGTAACTCAGCTGGAATTGAGGCAGTCAAATCTTGCTCTCAGATCCCGTATTAACGAAGTGCTTAAAGGGTACTTGGGATTGATCGATTCCATTCTGGCAGAAGGAATGGAAAAAGGCTTTTTCTCTCCTGACCTCGATCGTCGCATGGCGCGCCAGGTTATTTTCGGAGCCATTGATGAAGTTGTGACTAACTGGGTTATGAAAGACCACAAGTATGAACTTGTACCATTGGCGGATTCCCTTAACCAAATGCTGCTGACCGGACTTCGGAAAGCGTAA
- a CDS encoding enoyl-CoA hydratase, with amino-acid sequence MSDYQYLAVSKENKIGYITLQHPPANALSQPIFLELDDVLDKLEHDEEVKVIVVHGEGRFFAAGADIKEFTTVDSGGAFQEMAERGQRVFDKMEAYPKPIIASIHGAALGGGLELAMACHIRFVGDNAKLGLPELQLGLVPGFAGTQRLPKLVGKSKATQMLLTSDPVTGKEAVALGLADASFDDESVLEETKALAAKIASKGAVAVRYALELIRLAGHSEADGASQEAKRFGDVSQTEDAKEGIDAFLNKRKPVFNDR; translated from the coding sequence TTGAGCGACTATCAATATCTTGCAGTATCCAAGGAAAATAAAATCGGGTACATCACTCTCCAGCATCCACCGGCCAACGCACTTTCTCAGCCGATCTTTCTGGAGCTGGATGACGTGCTTGATAAGCTTGAACACGATGAAGAAGTGAAGGTCATCGTCGTTCATGGTGAAGGCCGCTTTTTTGCAGCCGGAGCTGATATTAAGGAGTTTACAACAGTTGACAGCGGGGGAGCGTTTCAGGAAATGGCTGAACGTGGTCAGCGGGTCTTTGACAAAATGGAAGCCTATCCAAAGCCGATCATTGCTTCTATTCATGGAGCAGCACTGGGCGGAGGTCTTGAACTGGCCATGGCCTGCCACATCCGTTTTGTCGGGGACAATGCCAAGCTTGGACTTCCGGAGCTTCAGCTCGGACTGGTTCCTGGATTTGCGGGTACGCAACGCCTGCCAAAACTTGTGGGGAAATCAAAAGCTACACAGATGCTTCTTACTTCCGATCCTGTAACGGGTAAAGAAGCAGTAGCTCTCGGGCTTGCCGATGCTTCATTTGACGACGAATCCGTCCTTGAAGAAACGAAAGCACTGGCTGCCAAAATCGCTTCAAAAGGTGCTGTTGCTGTCCGTTATGCGCTGGAACTGATCCGACTGGCTGGTCATTCAGAAGCAGATGGTGCAAGTCAGGAAGCGAAGCGCTTTGGTGATGTTTCTCAAACCGAAGACGCCAAAGAAGGAATCGATGCATTTTTAAATAAGCGGAAACCAGTATTTAACGACCGTTAA
- the trxA gene encoding thioredoxin, translated as MAIKNVTDSNFGQETSQGLVLADFWAPWCGPCKMIAPVLEELDAEMSDKAQIVKLDVDENQETASKYGVMSIPTLLVFKDGEVVDQVVGFQPKEALVELLNKHA; from the coding sequence ATGGCAATTAAAAACGTAACAGATAGCAATTTTGGTCAGGAAACAAGTCAAGGCTTAGTATTAGCAGACTTCTGGGCACCGTGGTGCGGGCCTTGTAAGATGATCGCTCCGGTTCTTGAAGAACTTGACGCTGAAATGAGCGACAAAGCACAAATCGTAAAGCTTGATGTTGACGAAAACCAGGAAACAGCAAGCAAATATGGCGTTATGAGCATCCCGACTTTACTCGTATTCAAAGACGGTGAAGTAGTGGATCAGGTAGTCGGTTTCCAGCCGAAAGAAGCCCTTGTTGAACTTCTTAACAAACACGCATAA
- a CDS encoding bacteriorhodopsin, with protein MSLQNHPGINYENLFNYSTMQHDIVAHVLTLGFVAHAAGLVYFAFAQKDIHPRLRTATIMSCFIMAAAALNLFRQFSSWNDAFTWQGSAYVMEQTFSNGFRYFNWFITLPLLLTQPMFVFGIKGKSFMRNTLIFVTASAVMVLTGYIGQMYEVTNPFLYWLWFILGSIAYVPLLVVLYRVYFVDRQKVPAHIEKLVKGLFYFQVAAWTIYLFAYLMPALSFTPNGVVTRHLLYTIADISSKFIYGVWLSYIALKISAEKGYQPAVEKLTALD; from the coding sequence ATGTCGTTGCAAAACCACCCCGGAATTAATTATGAAAACCTTTTTAATTACTCGACGATGCAGCATGATATTGTTGCCCACGTTCTTACTCTCGGGTTCGTAGCCCATGCGGCGGGCCTCGTTTATTTTGCCTTCGCCCAAAAAGATATCCATCCCCGCCTCAGGACGGCGACGATTATGTCATGCTTTATTATGGCAGCCGCAGCACTGAACCTTTTCAGGCAGTTTTCATCATGGAATGATGCCTTCACATGGCAGGGATCTGCTTATGTAATGGAGCAGACATTTTCAAATGGCTTTCGCTATTTTAACTGGTTTATCACCCTTCCTCTTCTTTTGACGCAGCCTATGTTTGTATTCGGGATCAAAGGAAAATCGTTTATGAGAAATACCCTGATTTTTGTCACAGCAAGTGCAGTGATGGTGCTGACAGGCTATATCGGTCAGATGTATGAGGTGACGAACCCGTTTTTATACTGGCTGTGGTTCATACTCGGTTCCATTGCCTATGTTCCTCTTTTGGTCGTTCTCTACCGGGTGTACTTTGTGGATCGCCAAAAGGTGCCGGCCCACATTGAAAAGCTCGTCAAAGGACTGTTTTACTTCCAGGTCGCAGCGTGGACCATTTACTTATTTGCGTACCTGATGCCGGCACTTTCGTTTACACCCAACGGCGTAGTGACAAGGCATCTGCTTTATACAATCGCCGACATTTCTTCGAAGTTTATTTATGGTGTGTGGCTGTCCTATATCGCACTGAAAATCAGTGCTGAAAAAGGGTACCAGCCGGCTGTGGAGAAGCTTACCGCACTGGATTGA
- a CDS encoding succinate dehydrogenase cytochrome b558 subunit, with protein sequence MSQNREFFLRKLHSLLGVIPVGIFLLVHLGVNYFSVRGEESYNQAVAFMEGLPMRYAMEIFVIFLPILFHAIYGLYIAFQARHNTGTYSYFRNWMFRLQRTTGVITLIFVAWHVWETRIAAALGQEVNFDMMADIVANPVALIAYIIGITATTFHFANGLWSFAITWGITVSPRSQQISTYVTLGVFVLLTYVGIRSILAFV encoded by the coding sequence ATGTCACAAAATCGAGAGTTTTTCTTACGCAAACTGCATTCTTTATTAGGAGTTATTCCTGTTGGAATATTTTTACTGGTCCACCTGGGGGTAAACTATTTCTCCGTTCGGGGAGAAGAGTCGTACAACCAGGCAGTAGCTTTTATGGAAGGGCTTCCAATGCGCTATGCAATGGAGATCTTTGTTATTTTTCTTCCAATCTTATTCCATGCCATTTACGGACTTTACATTGCCTTTCAGGCAAGACACAATACCGGTACATACAGCTACTTCCGTAACTGGATGTTCCGTCTTCAGCGTACGACAGGGGTCATTACTTTGATCTTCGTAGCCTGGCACGTTTGGGAGACTCGAATTGCTGCTGCACTCGGGCAGGAAGTTAACTTTGACATGATGGCAGATATTGTAGCCAACCCGGTAGCATTGATTGCCTACATCATTGGTATTACAGCAACAACGTTCCACTTTGCTAACGGACTATGGTCGTTTGCAATTACGTGGGGAATTACCGTTTCACCTCGTTCACAGCAGATTTCCACATACGTTACTCTTGGCGTATTCGTACTATTAACATACGTTGGCATTCGATCCATCCTGGCATTCGTATAG
- a CDS encoding aspartate kinase, with amino-acid sequence MATLVQKFGGTSVGDAAKIKRAAEKVKRAKDEGHEVVTVVSAMGKSTDALVDLAYQLSEEPDKRELDMLMSTGEQVTISLMVMALKEMGIDAVSLTGWQAGIRTEDVHQNARITDIKTENLERHLKEGKVVIVAGFQGMTPEGEITTLGRGGSDTTAVALAAALKAESCSIFTDVTGVYTSDPRVVKKARQLQSISYDEMLELANLGAGVLHPRAVEFAKNYSIPLIVRSSMIDQEGTVVEEEASMEQNLVVRGLAFESAVTKVTVERMPNRVDTLSSLFTSLAESGINVDVIIQQVTEDQKVNVSFSIHTQALKETLEVLETIQSKLQYQKVRHVDQLSKVSIVGSGMISNPGVAADMFRVLAKEEVPVEMVSTSEIKVSTVIEEKYMVKAVESLHTFFELDERVEVRA; translated from the coding sequence TTGGCCACACTGGTTCAGAAATTCGGAGGCACTTCAGTAGGAGATGCAGCTAAGATTAAGCGGGCTGCAGAAAAAGTTAAACGGGCGAAAGATGAAGGACACGAAGTTGTAACTGTTGTGTCAGCCATGGGGAAATCTACAGACGCCCTGGTTGACTTAGCCTACCAGCTTAGTGAAGAGCCTGACAAAAGGGAACTTGACATGCTCATGAGTACGGGGGAACAAGTCACGATTTCCCTAATGGTTATGGCCCTTAAGGAAATGGGAATTGATGCTGTATCCCTGACAGGGTGGCAGGCAGGAATCCGGACAGAGGATGTTCACCAGAACGCCCGGATTACGGATATTAAAACAGAGAATTTAGAACGTCATTTAAAAGAAGGAAAAGTCGTTATCGTTGCCGGGTTTCAGGGAATGACACCTGAAGGGGAAATTACAACACTCGGCCGCGGTGGTTCAGATACAACGGCAGTTGCCCTGGCGGCTGCTCTTAAAGCTGAGAGCTGTTCAATCTTTACAGATGTTACCGGCGTATACACATCCGATCCCCGGGTAGTAAAGAAAGCCCGGCAGCTGCAAAGCATTTCATACGATGAAATGCTCGAACTGGCCAACCTTGGGGCCGGGGTTCTTCACCCAAGAGCTGTGGAGTTTGCAAAAAACTATTCAATTCCCCTGATTGTAAGATCAAGTATGATCGATCAGGAAGGAACCGTTGTAGAGGAGGAAGCATCAATGGAACAAAATTTAGTCGTACGCGGCCTTGCATTTGAAAGTGCTGTGACGAAGGTCACCGTAGAAAGAATGCCAAACAGGGTGGATACACTTTCAAGCCTGTTTACCTCTCTTGCAGAGTCAGGTATTAATGTAGATGTTATTATTCAGCAGGTTACGGAGGACCAGAAAGTAAATGTGTCCTTCTCCATTCATACACAGGCATTAAAAGAAACCCTCGAAGTTCTGGAGACTATTCAATCAAAACTTCAATATCAAAAGGTGCGCCACGTGGATCAGCTGTCCAAAGTATCCATTGTGGGCTCAGGCATGATTTCAAATCCCGGTGTCGCAGCAGATATGTTCCGTGTTCTTGCCAAAGAGGAAGTACCGGTTGAAATGGTGTCTACCTCCGAAATAAAAGTATCTACAGTAATAGAAGAGAAGTATATGGTTAAAGCAGTAGAATCTCTTCATACGTTCTTTGAGCTTGATGAACGGGTGGAAGTAAGAGCGTAA
- the uvrC gene encoding excinuclease ABC subunit UvrC yields the protein MESLKEKISLVPAQPGCYLMKNKHGTIIYVGKAKVLRNRVRSYFSGSHDMKTQRLVSEIRDFEYIVTSSNVEALVLEQNLIKKYEPRYNVLLKDDKHYPYLKVTNEEHPRLITTRKVKKDGAKYFGPYPNAFAANETKKLLDRIYPLRKCRTLPDRVCLYYHIGQCMAPCEFEVSQEKNKEIVSQVVRFLNGGHKEIKDELFKKMHEASEELNFERAKELRDQVQHIEAVMEKQKMALTDLVDRDVFGFAYDKGWMCIQVFFVRQGKLIERDVSMFPMYQDPEDDFYTFIGQFYDDDQHKKPKEIFLPEEADEALVSEFLDVKALKPKKGQKKELVKLAVKNASIALKEKFDLIDRDEKKTIVAVEELGKALHIDTPHRIEAFDNSNIQGVDPVSAMVSFLDGKPDKKSYRKYKIRSVEGPDDYDSMREVVRRRYFRLLKDEQPLPDLIVIDGGKGQISAAQGVLEDELGLAIPVCGLVKDEKHRTSQLMIGDPPRVVPLKKTSQEFYLLQRIQDEVHRFAISFHRNVRKKTMFTSILDDIEGIGEKRKKALLKHFGSVKRLKEASVDEIRGAGVPAAVAEKLKEKLEAEKEK from the coding sequence GTGGAATCGTTAAAAGAAAAAATCTCCCTCGTTCCAGCCCAGCCCGGATGTTATTTGATGAAAAACAAACACGGAACGATCATATATGTCGGAAAAGCAAAAGTACTGAGAAACCGTGTCCGCTCCTACTTTTCAGGTTCCCACGACATGAAAACACAGAGGCTTGTGAGTGAGATCAGGGACTTTGAATACATTGTTACCTCTTCAAACGTGGAAGCCCTTGTTCTGGAGCAGAACTTAATAAAAAAGTACGAACCAAGATACAACGTTCTTTTAAAAGATGACAAGCACTACCCTTATTTGAAAGTCACAAACGAGGAGCACCCTCGTCTGATAACGACACGGAAGGTGAAAAAAGACGGGGCAAAGTATTTCGGTCCTTACCCTAATGCTTTTGCTGCAAACGAGACAAAAAAACTTCTCGACCGCATTTATCCTCTCAGAAAGTGCCGAACTCTCCCTGACCGTGTGTGCTTGTATTATCACATTGGACAGTGTATGGCCCCGTGTGAGTTTGAGGTTAGTCAGGAGAAAAATAAAGAGATCGTCAGTCAGGTTGTCCGTTTCCTGAATGGCGGCCATAAAGAAATCAAAGACGAGCTATTCAAAAAAATGCACGAAGCATCGGAAGAGCTGAATTTTGAACGTGCAAAAGAGCTTCGTGATCAGGTGCAGCACATTGAGGCTGTGATGGAAAAACAGAAGATGGCACTTACGGATCTTGTCGACCGTGATGTCTTTGGCTTTGCTTACGATAAAGGCTGGATGTGTATCCAGGTCTTCTTTGTGCGTCAGGGGAAACTGATTGAACGCGATGTTTCCATGTTTCCCATGTATCAGGACCCGGAAGATGATTTTTACACATTTATTGGACAGTTCTACGATGATGATCAGCACAAAAAGCCCAAAGAGATTTTTCTGCCCGAAGAAGCAGACGAAGCCCTGGTAAGCGAGTTTCTTGACGTGAAGGCGCTAAAGCCGAAAAAAGGGCAGAAAAAAGAGCTTGTAAAGCTGGCTGTGAAAAATGCGTCCATCGCACTGAAAGAGAAGTTTGATCTCATCGACCGAGATGAAAAGAAGACGATCGTGGCGGTTGAGGAACTGGGAAAAGCCCTCCACATTGATACGCCCCACCGGATCGAAGCCTTTGACAATTCAAATATTCAAGGGGTTGATCCCGTCTCGGCCATGGTCTCGTTTCTGGATGGAAAGCCGGATAAAAAAAGCTACCGTAAATATAAAATCAGATCAGTGGAAGGTCCGGACGATTATGATTCCATGCGTGAAGTTGTAAGGCGAAGGTATTTCCGTCTGTTAAAAGACGAGCAGCCCCTTCCTGATCTCATTGTTATTGACGGGGGAAAAGGACAGATTTCTGCAGCCCAGGGGGTACTGGAGGATGAACTGGGACTGGCAATCCCTGTCTGCGGACTGGTAAAAGATGAAAAACACCGGACCTCCCAGCTTATGATTGGTGACCCGCCCCGGGTGGTGCCGTTAAAAAAGACGAGTCAGGAATTTTACCTTCTTCAGCGAATTCAGGATGAAGTGCACCGGTTTGCGATTTCATTTCACCGGAATGTAAGAAAGAAGACGATGTTCACCTCCATTCTTGACGACATAGAAGGCATTGGAGAAAAAAGAAAAAAGGCGCTGCTGAAGCACTTTGGTTCAGTAAAGCGTCTGAAAGAAGCCTCTGTTGATGAAATCCGTGGAGCAGGGGTGCCCGCTGCTGTGGCAGAAAAGCTGAAGGAAAAGTTAGAGGCGGAAAAAGAAAAATAG
- a CDS encoding electron transfer flavoprotein subunit beta/FixA family protein, whose amino-acid sequence MNIYVILKRTFDTEEKIQISNGEIVEDGAEFIINPYDEYAIEEAIQLRDEHGGEVTLVTVGEEEAEKQLRTGLAMGADKAVLIDNEEVENQDPYTTQALLAAYFEDKDVDIILGGNIAVDGGSGQVGPRLAEKLGIVHVTSIVKIDIADGKATIERDVEGDQEIVEVSLPVLVTAQQGLNEPRYPSLPGIMKAKKKPLETLEADDFDLDEDDVAGKTKTVDRYLPPEKQAGKVLEGEVDDQVKELVSLLKNEAKVI is encoded by the coding sequence ATGAATATTTATGTCATTTTAAAGCGTACGTTTGACACTGAGGAAAAAATCCAGATCTCAAACGGAGAGATCGTAGAAGACGGTGCCGAGTTTATCATTAACCCATACGATGAGTATGCAATTGAAGAGGCGATTCAACTCCGTGACGAGCACGGCGGGGAAGTAACACTTGTTACAGTCGGTGAGGAAGAAGCAGAGAAACAGCTTCGTACCGGACTTGCCATGGGTGCTGATAAAGCGGTACTGATTGATAACGAAGAAGTGGAAAACCAAGATCCTTACACTACGCAGGCTCTTCTTGCTGCTTACTTCGAAGACAAAGATGTGGACATCATTTTAGGCGGAAACATCGCGGTTGACGGTGGTTCCGGGCAGGTAGGACCGCGCCTGGCTGAAAAGCTTGGAATCGTTCACGTAACATCCATCGTAAAGATCGACATTGCTGACGGTAAAGCAACGATTGAGCGTGATGTAGAGGGTGACCAGGAAATTGTGGAAGTAAGCCTTCCTGTACTGGTTACTGCGCAGCAAGGGTTAAACGAGCCCCGCTATCCATCCCTGCCAGGCATTATGAAAGCGAAAAAGAAGCCTCTTGAAACACTTGAAGCTGATGATTTCGACCTTGATGAGGACGATGTTGCCGGCAAAACAAAAACAGTAGACCGCTACCTTCCGCCTGAGAAACAAGCAGGAAAAGTTCTTGAAGGTGAAGTGGACGATCAGGTAAAAGAGCTGGTTTCATTACTTAAAAACGAAGCTAAAGTGATATAA
- a CDS encoding YslB family protein, which yields MASNETKEHIKQEEKEQSPLTTDPQFSYDLLRHALLPELLGKEEEAILYWAGKSIARKEPLSSFEEIQRFFYKAQWGVIKRIKEKKHEALFELSATSLTREHAPVSLECGFLAEQIQLQKGFITEAAYELKKKKPLVFEITVRWDHKDPERTDS from the coding sequence ATGGCTAGTAACGAAACAAAAGAACACATTAAGCAAGAAGAAAAAGAGCAGAGCCCGTTAACCACCGATCCGCAGTTCAGCTATGATCTTTTGCGTCATGCTTTACTGCCTGAGCTGCTTGGCAAAGAAGAAGAAGCTATTCTTTACTGGGCAGGCAAGTCGATTGCAAGGAAAGAGCCGCTCTCTTCCTTTGAGGAGATTCAGCGCTTCTTTTACAAAGCACAGTGGGGTGTCATAAAACGGATCAAGGAAAAGAAGCACGAAGCCTTATTTGAGCTTTCTGCTACGAGCCTTACCCGTGAACACGCACCCGTATCATTAGAATGCGGCTTTCTTGCCGAACAAATACAGCTTCAAAAAGGATTCATCACCGAGGCTGCCTATGAATTGAAAAAGAAAAAGCCCCTCGTTTTTGAAATCACTGTACGATGGGACCATAAAGATCCAGAACGAACCGATTCATAA